The genomic window GCTCGCCTGATCCGCCAAAAGAGGGTGTCGCCGCTGGAGCTAACAGAGCTTTATTTAGAGCGGATTGAGCGTCTGAATCCAGTTCTGGGCTGCTATTTTACCGTTATGGCTGAGCAAGCGATCGCCGATGCTAAAGCCAAAACAGAACACCTGGCAACAACAACAGAAGCGCTGCCCCCCTTCTTTGGCGTGCCGATTTCTATTAAAGATTTAAATCCGATTGCTGGGGTGCCCTGCTCCTACGGTCTCGCGGTTGCCCGCAATCGCATTGCCGAAAAAGATGACGGCTTAATGGCACGCATTCGCGAGGCAGGATTCGTCATCCTGGGTAAAACAGCGACATCTCAGCTAGGCTCTTTTCCTTACACTGAACCGCCAGGGTTTGCACCCGCCCGGAATCCTTGGAATCCAGACTATACCCCTGGTGGCTCCAGTGGTGGCAGTGCCTCTGCCCTTTCTTCAGGGTTATGTGCGATCACCCAGGGCTCTGATGGGGGTGGCTCGATTCGAGGCCCGGCTTTTTGCTGTGGGTTAGTCGGGCTGAAACCTTCACGGGGGCGCATTAGTTTTGCGCCACTGGGGGAACGACTCCATGGCATGGCAACGAATGGGCCTTTGGGCCGAACGGTCTCTGACACGGCTGCCCTGCTGGATATTATGGCCGGTTACGTTGTCGGGGATCCTTACTGGTTGCCCCCTCCGACAACATCTTTCCAGGCAGCAACCCAAACCGACCCACCCGCCCTCAAAGTAGGCATGCTGACAGAGCTGCCCCCCATCGGCACAGCCGACGTCGATTGCAAACAGGCCGTGCTCGACACAGCCGAGCGACTAGAAGCCCTGGGTCACCAGGTTGAAGCGGCCCCTGCACCCGATTTAACGGATCTGGTTGAGCCATTTACCACAGCTTGGCAATGCCTGGTCGCGGAAGCAAACCTGCCTTTCTTTGTGTTGGAAAAGATGAATCGCTGGCTCCTATGGCGGGCCTGGCGCACTGGCAGCGGGACTTATCTGCGGGCCATTACCCAACTGCAGCTCGTGTCTCGACGGATTGTGGAACAGCTCTCTCCTTACGACATTGTTTTGCTCCCCGTCTATCTGCACCCTGCGATTCCAGTAGGCGCTTGGCGATCTCTGACCTGCGCCAAAGTATTAGAGAACATCATTCGCTGGATTGCGCCGTGCCCACCCTTTAACGCTAGCGGACAGCCCGCGATCGCTTTGCCTACCGGGTTTACAGACAACGGACTGCCCCTTGGGGTGCAGCTCGTGGGTCGTCCCGCAGCAGATGATACGGTACTGGCGTTAGCCGCTCAGCTTGAGCGGGCATACCCATGGCATTCAGCCCGACCTCAATTGGCCCTCAGCTAAAGGTCACATGTGCCCCGATCACCCATCTGTTGCCCTTCTCAATTGAGCGCAGCACATCCAAGACGGGGTCTAGGGTTTGGGGGCTAGGGGATGCTTTATAGCCTTGTTCAATTGAGTCCAGTACATCTGGGTCAAGACAGGGTCTAGGGTTTGGGGTCTAGGGTGTGCTTGATTAGCCTGCATACCGCTTTATTCACATGCAAACCGCCATAACTCAACGGCCTGCCCTCTAATCCACCTTTGTCTCCATCCGTCTGCCTACTGCTACGCAGAAGCAAGCTACATCCGTCTGCCTTTGATGTTCTCCCTTGCCGTCCAGGATGCTTTGATCGTTTCAGCTTGAGGTTGAAGGGTCGTCGAGGGAGAGTTGTTTGCGGATCTGACGCCCCAGACACTCGAGGGTCCGCTGAGGCAGGGGATCCATCAGCTCGCTGCCAGTGATTGTTTGAATGCTAGTCATAAAATCTCGGGCGCGATCGCGATTGACTAACCCGCCCGCCCGCAATTCTGTAATAAACATTTGCCGAACTGCATGGGCAAGCCCGTAGCTTTTACTCGAAAAAATACAGGTAATATCGGTACCGTACAGAGAAAACCAGGTTTGCCAATTTTGCGTCACTGGATGCCGCACCACCCCACAGGCAACTTGATGATCGGCTAAAGGAGATGCGATTTCGGAAAACTGCCACAGTGCATCGCTCATGGTATGGCCCGTCTCACATTTTCCTAGAGGATAACCAGACTCGACCGATCTGTCACCCAGACAGGCCATTTTCAGACGTCAGCCCCAATGGGTCTCTCCAGTGGGTCTCTATCCAATGCCCTTTTGTGGAGACGCCTTAGCCTTCAAGACACCCTGTGATGCCTAAAGACGTCTTCACAAAAGGACTGGTCTTAACGTCTCTTAAGACAAGCGACAGACACTTTCTTGCCCCTGCTCGATGAAGCCATAAATCATCCCCGAGGTAGAGTGGCCTACTGCACAGCGACCGTCGCGATCGATGACAATCACCCCCCCTAAGCCATTGACTTTCTCGACTAGATAATCGATACCTGCTGCCGCAGCTTCAGAAGCTGTCATCGCTTTGAAATAGATAAAATCGGAAATCATCTTGCTCAAGACAGTGCGCTGAAACTGCTCACCATAGCCGGTTGCAGATACCGCGCATGTCATATTATCGGCAAATACCCCCGCCCCCACGATAGGGCTGTCGCCAACTCGCCCCCACCGCTTGTTCACAATCCCCCCCGTGGAAGTAGCTGCAGCCAAATTGCCTTCACAATCGCGAGCGACTGCCCCAATCGTCCCAAACTTACGCTGGGGTTCTGCATCTTCGTGGTCAAGCATCATGCCGCCAAACTGCTGGGCTTCACGCCACTGCCGGATGCGGGCATCAATCACAAAGTAATCATCCGTCATAATCTCTACCCCCCAGAATTTGGCAAACTCCATCGCGCCCTTACCAATCAGCATGACGTGCTCACTTTCGTCTAGCACCCGCCGGGCCAGCGAAATAGGGTTTTTAACATTAGTAATACCGGCCACTGCCCCGGCTTCTAGGGTGCAACCATTCATAATGGCCGCGTCCATTTCAACTTCACCATATTCGTTTAGGACTGAGCCATGACCAGCGTTGTACAGGGGGTCATCCTCCAAACAGGCCGCACAATACTCCACAGCATCTAGCGCAGCACCGCCTGCCGCTAAAATGTGTCGCCCACCGTCTAGAATGCGACCAATGCTCTGGGTAAAGTCTGCTTCACTCCCCTCTCGTCGAATATGCGCTAACGCTCCAGAGCCACCGTGAACCATGAGGGAAAAGTTTTTAGACATTGTGTTAAGGAAGAATGAAGGGAGAAAGTTATTGAAGTTACCACATCTAAAATAATTCTGTGTTGCGCATGCACATTATTCCCTATGCCAAGACTGCCATGACACTGGTTCAAGATCGACACTCCCAACCGAAGACATCAGGACTTATGATCTCAGAAGTTGAATGCCTACAGGTTCGCACCGACTTGATGCTTAGGCTGCAACGCCACATCCAGCAGCAAGGATGGACCCCGGAGCAAGCTGCTAGGGTGTTAAAGCAAACTCTGCCTCGCATGCAAAACCTAATGAATGGTGAAATCAGCCGCTTCAGCGTTGAACAGTTGATCCAGCTGCTGGCAGGGGTTGGCCTACATGTGCAAGTCTCGGTGGTAGATTGAGCAATGCAATAGACGCTTCATAATTCGCAAATCTTTAGTTTTGAAGGAAGAGTTACGTCCCAAATGGGGCGTTTTTTTATGCCTTTCGATGGACTGTCTGTGTCAGAAAATTCTGGCATTCTGAAGAAAAAGCTTAAGGTTTTGCATTTTATGTTGACACTATGGACATAGTGTTCACAATATGCAGCAAGATTAAGCACCCTCTACAATCTCCAGCCTAAGGGGAAATGGTTAACCATTTCAATAGAAAGCGCTGGTTTCTCTAGAGGAATTTAATCGACTTGCACGGTTGCCGATTTTTATCGCAAGGTTCTGCCAAACGCGCTTAATCTTTTGATCCAAAAAACGATCAGAAGAATATCTTTTCTAAAACGGTATCTTTCATAACGCTTTTGCATTGACAGCCCTCGATAATCTAAATCAATTCATCCTTCAACCCCATGAAGATTTTTAACCACGATATTACGCTGTGCACCCACGATCGCGAAGTGGGCACACATTTATACTCTGGTCGAGCCCTTGGCTTAACAAAGCCAGAAGATAAAATTCAAATGCATCCTGCCCTAGCATCAGAGTGGGATGAGATTGTAGAACACTATAAGCAGGTGGGGTTATCCCATAGCCATGACGTTATTTGGGATATTTCGCTTGCTGAAATAAGCCACTATCCCGACCATGAAGCTTGTTTCTATTTCTTTGGAGATGCCGTTAACTCGGATGATACCCATCGCCAGTTTTTTCGGCAGCTTGACGTACGCTGGAGCCAAGCAGTTGAGTTTGTAAATTCTAAAAATAATTTCATTCATTTAGCTGAAGAACTGGGTATCTCAGTTCCTAAAACGCTCCGATTTGATCATCTTGCTGCTGCCAAATCCTGCGATACGATTCCATTTCCTTGCTATGTCAAACCTGCAGTTTCAGATCATGGATTTGGCATTATGCGCTGTCTAGATCAGCAAGCTCTGGCAGAGGCTTTTTCCCGATTAGTGCCTGAGGAATCTCTCCAAATTCAGGCAGAAGTGCCAGCCTCTGCGTTCTTAAACTTGCAATATCGCGTGACTCCTGAGGGGGTAAAACCATTGCTGGTGTCAGAGCAGATTTTGGATGGATGCGTTCACGGTGGCAATCGCTACCCGTCTAACTATGAACCGTGGGAAAAGATGCAGCCCTTTGCCGAGTGGCTAGTTAAGCGCGGGATGAAGGGGATTTTTGCCGTGGATGTTGCTGTGGTGCCTGAGGCCGGGGGCATTAATTACTTGGCCATAGAATGCAACCCCCGCTTTAATGGATCGTCTTATCCCACCTTGATTGCTCAGAAGCTAGGGATTCCTCGCTGGAGCAGCGTCACCTATAAAACGCCGAAGCGATCGCTGCAGGACTTTAAGTTTGCCGATCTGGCCTTTAACCCGGCCACTCAACACGGGATTATCCTCATTAACTGGGGCACCATCAAAGCTGGCAAATTGAGCTTGTTGCTAGCCGGGTCTGAAGCAGAGCAGACTGAGCTAGGCAATGAACTGCAAGCTCGACTCAAGCATTAAGGCGGTTAGAGCCCCGAGTTCCTGGTAAAAGCTCTGATGTTGCGAGTTTACCCGTCAGAACTCAGGGCGCTTGCCTCCTTTTGCAGAGCAGTGGCGATTGTCTTTAGCGACACCTAAGGGTTTAGCGAGCGGGGTTGGGAGGTTGCTTGCCATAGCCAGATGACCGACTCCGACTGAGGTTGTAAGCCTGGTACTTGGCGCGTTTGCGGGCCAGGGATTTTTCACCTGTTTCAAAGTCACTGGTCAGCTCTTGCACAGCGGCAAGTTCATCAGCGATCTCGGGGGAAGCGGGCATCGCCGACAGCATAACTGAAGATTCTCGCAGGGCGGATGCGGCCCCGACCCAATCGCCGCGATCGGCAAACCGGATGGCTTCTTGACGGGCTCGCGCCGCCATCAGTAATGCCACCTGCGCTTCTACATCTAGATTAGCCGGGAAGTCACTCATTTGCTCGGGGTTAACCACATCGAGATGCAGCGCCCCCGACAGGCTGTATACCTCGGTTTGTTGAGGGGTCTGCCAGGCCAGTTTTACCTGCAAAACCTGGCTGCCCTCAGCGAGGGCCGGTACGCGCAGCCGCACCACGATGTTAAGCGGACTGCCCACTGTCAGGTTCGGCAACTTCAGCGCCCCTGCTGGGGTTTTCGCCAAATCATTGAGTACGTCACTGAGGGTAGCTCCCAGTAGGGGTGTCAGGGATAGCTCAACAGAATGTCCCACGGTGCCTACTAAGCCCTGAAGTTCGGTGTCAAAGATTTCAGGTAGCTGGTCAGGGGAGTCGATGTGGAAGAAATTGCCATCCCCGCTGCGAGCCATCGCCTCCAGCAGATCTTCGTCGTAGTCGGCTCCGACTCCTAGAGTGGTGGTGGTAACACCCCGTTCCATCAACCCATGCACATCACGGGCGATCGCATCAGGACGGGTTTCACCCACATTAGCGAGCCCATCTGACAGTAAGACTACTCGGTTCAGGTGTTCTGGATTGAGGTACTGGCTCACCTGCATGCCGCCATTGACCCAACCGGCATGCAGCGCGGTAGAACTCCCCGTACGAATATGACGAACGATATCCAGTAACTTTTGCTTGTCTGTCGCTAGGGTGCTGGGAATTTCAGTTTTGACCTGGGTGTCAAAAAGGGTGAGGCTGAGGCGATCGCTGGGCAAAAGCTGCTCTATGGCATAAGCAACTGCCTGCCGCGCATAGTCAATTTTGGCGCCAGACATCGATCCAGAGCGATCTAACACCAGGCCCAGGTTAAGGGGCGGACGCTGCACCGAGCGCTCCACCGTCGGCGGCATGATTTTGACCAAAACGTCTAGGGTCATTGAACGACCCGCCGCGACCGCCGCGTACATCGGAATTAGAGACAGGGTGGGTTGGTTCATGGAGAAGACCTCCTCGATTGAAATAGGGGTTTGAGCCGTTGAGCAATCAGTTGCAGCAGATTCTCATGCTCTTGGGGAGTGCTAGGCGGGACGAAATCATCTCGCACCTGCACTTCCAGCCCCGGCAATACCTCCACCCGTTGCCAGCGAGACACTTCGCTGGGTTGCTCCAGTGGAACATTCGTCGGGCTAGGGGAAAGGAACTGCCCCGGCGTAACGGAGGAAGCGGGTGACGCCTTTGAGTGCGGTAAGTCAGTGGAGGGCGCTGCCGACGCCTGAACGGTGCGGGCTTGCACCGACTGCAGGAAGGCCAAGGCCGGGTTAGCAGCCTCTACCGTGATCTGCACCCCCCCTTGCAGGAGCGCTTCCAGATCGGGATTAGTTTTCTCAAGGGTGATGGGTTGAATGGCGGTGGTGCTATAGCCCTCCGCGAGTAGTCGTCGCACAATAAGCAACTGCAGCAGATGCCGATAGGTGTATCGGGCCTCTCGCCCCTGGCGCAGGGGGCGATCTAACACGCCCTGGGTAGTGTAGTACCGCACTAGGCGGGGGTTAATCGCTTCCGGAGATCGGTTGCGAGCGTTCTCTGTCGGGGGCAGGAACTGAGGAAGGAGATCGCTTGCCACTTGAACAAGCGCCTCTAAATCCCACTCGGGGTTAGCCTGGGCAATCTGCTGCAATGTGCTCATGGCCCCATGCTAACGATGACAGTCAAAACTGTCAATGACAGTCAAAATAATTTTCTGCCGGGTGACCTCATCCTGGAAGGACTTCATTTTGGCAGCACTTCATCTTGGGCGTATGAGATCTGCAGCGCCTCAGGCACTAAACCCTGACGATGCCAAGCAGAGGTTTGAACAACTCCCCCCATAACAGCATTGCCTGAGCGGTTAGCAATGAGAATTTCTCACCATTCTTTGCGAGTGTTAATTCCAGTAAAACTCAACCGAAAGCCGCTCTTTTCATAGAGCGATCGTGCATTCGCCAGTTCATCATTAACGTTCAGGCCTACTTCAGCCATGGTTTTCTCAATAAAGAACCAATGCAACGCTGTTTGCAAAAGTTGAAATCCAATTCCTTGACCCCTGACATCCTCCCGAACCCCAATAAATTCGACTAGTCCCTCCTCTGAACCCGTTTCAATCTCCCCATAGAGGTATCCCAATACCTCATCTCCTTTGGCATATACAAAAACCTGATGATCATCGTCTATATCAGTCACGAGCCGACGACCACTTGCATAGGTTTCTGGGAAGATTGAATCGTGTAAAGCAATAAAACCGGGTGCTTGCCTAGCTTGCAATCGTTCACAGTTTGGAGACAAAATCAAGGGAATTTCAGGCTTGTTGGCAACATAAACATGCACTAATTGATGTTGGCGAAATCCCTGGTTGAGATAAAAGCGATTTCCACGCTCATTGGCAATATTCAAAAAACCATCAAGTTGATGGATAGTTGGGGGAAGAGTTGCCAGCAGTTTTTGGTAAAGATCAGTAACGACTTTGTTCCAATTTTGGGCATCAACCAAAGCAAATGGCCCCCGCAACCAGCCTCGACCCGATTCCTCATCTAGCTCACACCCGAAAACGCCAAGGCAGCGGTCACCTTCAACGGCGATCGTAAAGCAAATCTCAGTGTCCAACTCAAGACAGGCCATTTCTTGGGAGATCTCTTCGTATCCTTTGCCCGTATCACTTTGGATACAGTGAGTACGAGGGTCTTTATTCTGTTCTGAAATCAACCTGGCAATCATCTCAAAATCGTCTTTTTGGGCTTTCTTGATGATGATGTCACTCACGTTCTCTGACCTGTACTAATGTGATCACTTCAAAACCTAGCAAATAGGTTGCCGTTGGTTTTTGCGAAATTCATTGAGGAATTAAATTACAAATAACATATAATGTTCGGCTTCTTCCCGACTTATTTTCGATCTTTAAATACAGTAATCAGCGAATCAAAAGAGTCAACCTCAGACTTAAAGTCATCTATCAGTCAAGTTTCAGTCAAGTTAAGTGCGCAGGCTAGCAAGTTAAGTGCGCAGGCTAGAAATGCTCCCCAAAATAAAGGATCTGGCATTGAAAACAGAGCTAGATTCGGTCTCTTCAACAGGACTTTACCTGGAGAGTCGTGATTTCTACAATGAGCAGTTGCGATAATTTTGGCGTCATTCCGACCGGAGGGCAGCCTTGCCCTTGCCCGTAGAACTTGCGCCTCAACTTTTTTCTGCGGCCAGTAGCTTTCCTATCTTTGGTAGAATTAAGAGCTTGTGACAAGGCTTGTGCAGTAGCGGCAGCCGAGCGTCCCAATTTCCAGGGCTGCCTTTGAAAGAGTGGGTGGTGCGATCGCGACTCGCTTCTATCAAAAGCATTCAATCCGTCGCTTGCCAGTACCCACCCGGCACTGCACGATAGCATCCAACACACTAAACCTGACAGATTCACCGCTAAGCAAGGAGAACGCCCATGG from Leptolyngbya sp. SIO1E4 includes these protein-coding regions:
- a CDS encoding amidase, whose protein sequence is MNAVDLAFTPALEQARLIRQKRVSPLELTELYLERIERLNPVLGCYFTVMAEQAIADAKAKTEHLATTTEALPPFFGVPISIKDLNPIAGVPCSYGLAVARNRIAEKDDGLMARIREAGFVILGKTATSQLGSFPYTEPPGFAPARNPWNPDYTPGGSSGGSASALSSGLCAITQGSDGGGSIRGPAFCCGLVGLKPSRGRISFAPLGERLHGMATNGPLGRTVSDTAALLDIMAGYVVGDPYWLPPPTTSFQAATQTDPPALKVGMLTELPPIGTADVDCKQAVLDTAERLEALGHQVEAAPAPDLTDLVEPFTTAWQCLVAEANLPFFVLEKMNRWLLWRAWRTGSGTYLRAITQLQLVSRRIVEQLSPYDIVLLPVYLHPAIPVGAWRSLTCAKVLENIIRWIAPCPPFNASGQPAIALPTGFTDNGLPLGVQLVGRPAADDTVLALAAQLERAYPWHSARPQLALS
- a CDS encoding isoaspartyl peptidase/L-asparaginase gives rise to the protein MSKNFSLMVHGGSGALAHIRREGSEADFTQSIGRILDGGRHILAAGGAALDAVEYCAACLEDDPLYNAGHGSVLNEYGEVEMDAAIMNGCTLEAGAVAGITNVKNPISLARRVLDESEHVMLIGKGAMEFAKFWGVEIMTDDYFVIDARIRQWREAQQFGGMMLDHEDAEPQRKFGTIGAVARDCEGNLAAATSTGGIVNKRWGRVGDSPIVGAGVFADNMTCAVSATGYGEQFQRTVLSKMISDFIYFKAMTASEAAAAGIDYLVEKVNGLGGVIVIDRDGRCAVGHSTSGMIYGFIEQGQESVCRLS
- a CDS encoding XRE family transcriptional regulator — protein: MTLVQDRHSQPKTSGLMISEVECLQVRTDLMLRLQRHIQQQGWTPEQAARVLKQTLPRMQNLMNGEISRFSVEQLIQLLAGVGLHVQVSVVD
- a CDS encoding ATP-grasp domain-containing protein, whose product is MKIFNHDITLCTHDREVGTHLYSGRALGLTKPEDKIQMHPALASEWDEIVEHYKQVGLSHSHDVIWDISLAEISHYPDHEACFYFFGDAVNSDDTHRQFFRQLDVRWSQAVEFVNSKNNFIHLAEELGISVPKTLRFDHLAAAKSCDTIPFPCYVKPAVSDHGFGIMRCLDQQALAEAFSRLVPEESLQIQAEVPASAFLNLQYRVTPEGVKPLLVSEQILDGCVHGGNRYPSNYEPWEKMQPFAEWLVKRGMKGIFAVDVAVVPEAGGINYLAIECNPRFNGSSYPTLIAQKLGIPRWSSVTYKTPKRSLQDFKFADLAFNPATQHGIILINWGTIKAGKLSLLLAGSEAEQTELGNELQARLKH
- a CDS encoding VWA domain-containing protein, with product MNQPTLSLIPMYAAVAAGRSMTLDVLVKIMPPTVERSVQRPPLNLGLVLDRSGSMSGAKIDYARQAVAYAIEQLLPSDRLSLTLFDTQVKTEIPSTLATDKQKLLDIVRHIRTGSSTALHAGWVNGGMQVSQYLNPEHLNRVVLLSDGLANVGETRPDAIARDVHGLMERGVTTTTLGVGADYDEDLLEAMARSGDGNFFHIDSPDQLPEIFDTELQGLVGTVGHSVELSLTPLLGATLSDVLNDLAKTPAGALKLPNLTVGSPLNIVVRLRVPALAEGSQVLQVKLAWQTPQQTEVYSLSGALHLDVVNPEQMSDFPANLDVEAQVALLMAARARQEAIRFADRGDWVGAASALRESSVMLSAMPASPEIADELAAVQELTSDFETGEKSLARKRAKYQAYNLSRSRSSGYGKQPPNPAR
- a CDS encoding MerR family transcriptional regulator encodes the protein MSTLQQIAQANPEWDLEALVQVASDLLPQFLPPTENARNRSPEAINPRLVRYYTTQGVLDRPLRQGREARYTYRHLLQLLIVRRLLAEGYSTTAIQPITLEKTNPDLEALLQGGVQITVEAANPALAFLQSVQARTVQASAAPSTDLPHSKASPASSVTPGQFLSPSPTNVPLEQPSEVSRWQRVEVLPGLEVQVRDDFVPPSTPQEHENLLQLIAQRLKPLFQSRRSSP
- a CDS encoding GNAT family N-acetyltransferase — encoded protein: MSDIIIKKAQKDDFEMIARLISEQNKDPRTHCIQSDTGKGYEEISQEMACLELDTEICFTIAVEGDRCLGVFGCELDEESGRGWLRGPFALVDAQNWNKVVTDLYQKLLATLPPTIHQLDGFLNIANERGNRFYLNQGFRQHQLVHVYVANKPEIPLILSPNCERLQARQAPGFIALHDSIFPETYASGRRLVTDIDDDHQVFVYAKGDEVLGYLYGEIETGSEEGLVEFIGVREDVRGQGIGFQLLQTALHWFFIEKTMAEVGLNVNDELANARSLYEKSGFRLSFTGINTRKEW